CTGATTCGACTTCACTCAAATCAAAGCGGTAGTTTTCAATCACGGGGTTTGCGAGCATTTGGTCACACATCCGATCCATCTCCTGACGGGCTGTACTTTCATCAGGTGAGGTGAGAGTGATTTCAATGTATTTACCGATCCGCACTTGCTCCACATTGTGATATCCTAACTGTCTTAGTCCCGATTGCACTGCTACACCAGCAGGGTCTAGGACTGAAGGACGGAGTGTCACATAAATTTTAGCTTGATACTTCCTTTGCACTGGCTTTAGCTAAAGACTGCGATCGTTATACTACATCCTTTTGCTGCAATTGGAAGATATAAGATTTCACTTATTAAAAGTTAAGCTAAAACTTAGCCAAGGTAACAATTTAAAAAATCTTGTTGCTAAGAGACTATAAGATTCCCATTATTAGGAGTTAAGCTAGAAAATAGTCATGGTGACAGTATAAAAAATACTGGATAAATACTAGAGATCTCAATGGTATGTTGTTGTCTATGAGAGCCATTCGCACACGAAGTCAAGATCGCATTCTAAATCTGCTGAAAACCGTTAAGCAGGGTATATCCGCTCAGGATATTTATGTGGAGTTACGCAACCGCAACCAAAGCATGGGCTTGGCAACCGTTTATCGTTCTTTGGAAGCCTTAAAACTTGAAGGCATGGTACAAGTGAGGACATTGGGTAACGGAGAAGCCCTTTACAGCTTAGCGCAGCAAGACAAGCATCACCTAACCTGCCTCCAGTGTGGTGCATCCATTCCAATTAATCAATGTCCAGTCCACGATTTAGAAAGTCAGTTACAAGATACACACAGGTTCAAAATTTTCTATCACACCTTAGAATTTTTCGGCTTGTGCAACCAATGTCAGGTGGCACAAGCGTCTGGGGAGTGAGGGAGTAGGGAGTAGAATTAATTCCCGGCGTTGCATATTTGCGGGATGATTTTATTTTCTCTGTAAGTTGAAAAACTTAATTCTTGGCGCTCTTGGCGTCTTGGCGGTTCATTTTTCATCCCTATTTTATGCAACGCCTAATTCCCTAACCCCTAATCCCTAACCCTTATTCCTTGGAGGCATTTCCATTCCCAACAAGGGGTTTGAATCAGTGTGACCATCTGCAACAATTGAGCGGATACCTTCTAAGGTTGCAGGGATAGTGCGTGGGTCTATAAACATAACCTTACTGCTATCACTCCTGCCAATTGTTGCACCCATATCTAAGTAGCCTAAGGCAAACAGAACTTCCAAAGCTTGATGAACGGTGGGATCTGTTTTAATTTTTTGGGCAATAATTTCAGCAGATTCAGCAATAGCTTGAGCCTTGAGAACTTGCTGTTGTCGTTCTGCTTGCGCCCTAAGAACGATCGCCTTTTGTTCGGCTTCAGCTTGCAAAATCACCGATTTTTGACGGGCTTCTGCATCCAACACTTGGGCATCAGCTTTACCTCTAGCAGAGTTTACGGCTGACTCTCGGTCTCCCTCAGAAGTTAAAATTGCCGCCCGTTTGCGGCGTTCTGCCGACATTTGCAGTTCCATCGATTCCCGGACTGCTTGAGAAGGAATCAGGTCCCGCAGTTCCACCCGCGTGACTTTTACACCCCAAGGATCGGTTGCAACATCCAAATCGTGTAATAAAAGTTCATTAATTTGAGCGCGGGCGGTAAAAGTTTGATCTAGCTCCAATTGACCCATCTCCGCACGAATTTGAGTGAGTACCAAATTCTCCATTGCCATGCGGAGATTTTCTACTTTGTAGTAAGCTTTCTCCATATCGATAATGCGCCAGTAAACCACCGCATCAACGGTTATTGACACGTTGTCCCGAGTAATGCACTGTTGTGGGGGAATGTCTATAACTTTTTCCCGGATAGTTTCGCGATAAACAAGTCGGTCTGCAACGGGAATGATAAAGTTAAGCCCTGGTTCTAGCTTTTTGTTATAACTACCCAAACGTTCCACTAAGGCTTCATTACCCTGATTAATGATTTTTACAGAACCTGCTAAGGCAGAACCGCCTAAAGCTAAAAATACAAGTAAAAAAAACTGTTCCATTGTTAAGTTTCCTATTTATTCAGCGCCTTACGAGTGCAATAAATTCTCTGGCATCACGTATAGAGTGGTGCCTTCGCGCCTTGTGACATAAACTCTTTGATTAGCGGCTATGCTAAGTTTTTCATCGTCACACCGCGCCCGCCAAGAATTACCCTCGTACAGGACTCGTCCAGCTTTCCCCACTGGAATCTCAGTTAAAGTTTCAGCTATAATTGCCTGCTGAATTTTTGACTTGCGCCGTGGCGGTGTTACAAATCGACGACTGAGTAAGACTAAAGAAGTGGAAAGCAACAGCCAAACCACTGCTTGCAGCCATAACTTATCTAAGACCACTTGAGACAACAGCGCCACCACAAAAGCGCTTATGCCCATTAAAAAGGCAACAAAAGCTGTTGGCACAAACAGTTCAGTTAAACACAGACCTGCACCTGCTAACAGCCAAATTACGGTAGTATTTGTCATTTGTCATTGGTCATTTGTCATTGGTAAGGGGGTTTTTAAAAAAAATTTACATATTGTAATATGTTTTTGTTTATTTCTACCTACCTACTGAAGTATAAGTATACAATTCCACTTTATTCTAACGTTTTAAATTAGGACATATTGAAAAATCGTCAGTAGTTACTACCAACCATGTACGGGCGCAAGGCCGCCGCGCCCCTACTAACAACTAACAACTAACAACTAACAATTAACCATTTGCATGCTTTCTACTCAACGAATAATTTATTGCACAAATCCAGACTGTAGCAACCCTATTAATTCTGTGGGAGATAGTATTTGTACGAGTTGTCAAACTCCCATAGCTCATCGCTATCTTTGGGCAACTGGTTTATCAGCAACCGAATTTAAAATAGGAGAAAAGGTAGCAGATAGATATGAGGTTATTACACCTCAAATCTGGTTAGATACTTTACCGGGACGATCGCCAGACATACCAGAAGATGTACCAGAAGAAATTATTCCTTACCTACGCTTATATCATCACCGATTGCATTTACCTCAAGTTTATGGATTAGTTTATTTACCTATAGGACATGGGAATCCTATTTTCTTATTAGAAAATGCCCCCATAGATGAAACTGGAAATCTTTACCCAACAATAGAAGATGCTTGGGAACAGGCAAAAGGTGTGAGACAAGTTTATTGGTTGTGGCAAATTCTTCAATTATGGACACCTCTATCAGAACTGAGAGTTGCTGGAAGTGTTCTGGTTCCGTATAACTTGCGAGTACAAGGTTGGTGCGTGCGATTGGTACAACTTGTAGAAACGAGAGGTAATGCGCCCCTACACAGTACATCTTTACAACAATTGGGAGAGTGTTGGCAACCTTGGGTAGCTACTGCAAAAACTCAAGTCGCAAAAGAACTAGAAAAGATAGTGCAGCAGATGCGTAGTGGGGAAGCAAATTTAGAAACTGTAAATTCTCAACTCAATGCCTTACTACTTTCTTCAGCAGCAGAATTGCCTTTAATGGTACGCGTATCAGGAGCTACAAATATTGGTTCAGTAGTTTTGCCTCAGAATGAAGATGCTTGCTACCCCACTGATTCTGTGGATCCAGATGACCCCCTATTGCCTCACGTGTCAATTGTTTGTGATGGTATTGGGGGACACGAAGGTGGCGAAGTGGCTAGCCAATTAGCAGTGCAATCCTTAAAGCTACAAATTCGCGCCTTGCTGGCTGAGGTTACGGAACAAACAGAACTCGCTGCACCAGATTTATTGCAAAAACAACTCGAAGCCATTTTACGAGTTGTCAATAACGTGATATGCAATTGCAATAACGAACAAAACCGCGAAGGAACCCAACGTATGGGTACTACTGTTGTCATGGCAGTACAACCACCGCAGGTAGTCCAAACTCCCTCTGGATGGCAATCCCAAAATGCTCATGAACTTTACTTGGCTAGTGTGGGTGATAGCCGTGCTTATTGGATGACCCATCACTACTGTCAATTGCTGACGGTAGATGATGATGTTGCAGGGCGGGAAGTCCGCTATGGGCGCAGTTTTTATCGGAAAGCCCTAGAACGCCCAGACGCTACAGCCCTTACCCAAGCTTTGGGAACGAAAGATGGTGAGTTTTTGCGTCCCTCAATTCAGCGATTTATTTTGGAAGAAGACGGTATACTTTTGTTGTGTTCTGATGGCTTGAGTGACAATGACTGGGTGGAACACTCCTGGCAAGAATTTGCTTTACCAGTGTTAAGAGGTGAACTTTCCCCAGAGGATGCTGTCGCAGCGTGGATTGATTTGGCAAATCAAAAAAATGCCCATGACAATGTGTCTGTTGTTCTGACACTTTGCCGTGTTTCCCCAGATTATTTAGTACCCATGACGCGATCGCTACTACCTGTAGAAATAGAACAAGAAGAAGAGCAGGAGTTGACAGCCAGTGCTCAAGCGCTTCTGGATTTAGATACAACAGAAGCCTCACCAGCGCCAGGGAAGAAAGTCCAAGCCCCTGTCAAAGCTCAGCGCCGCCGTTTTCGTTGGTTATGGATTTTGGGATTATTGACCGTGCTTGTAGGCGGTACAGGTGGCGGATTGTTTGCTTGGTGGAAATTGAGTCCTCAAACATTCCAGCAAGCTTGTCAGAAACTTCCCCTAAAGGTGCGGGGTTTGTGTGAGAGGGAGTAGGGGATTTTGGATTTTGGATTTTGGATTTTGGATTTTGGATTTTGGATTTTGGGGACAAGGGGGACGAGGGGAGGTTGACCGATGGAACACAGTGGAGTGAAGATAAGAAGGATTAGACCTCTTGCTAAGAGGAGTACGTGAACTGGAGTAGTCCAGAGTAAAACGGAGTCATTCGTCTTACTGACTCCGCCATGACTCAACTTTGAATCAGTTTCAAAGTTACCCGTCAGGGTTTCAGTCCGCTTAGGAGTGATGACTTAATGAGATTAGCCAGTCTCAAGCGTCGGAGAAGGAACATGGCTACGTCACGATAGCGCAACACCGTAATCCACTAACAAGCTCTTAAGCCGTGTCGAGGCAAACAATACCCCGCAAGGGAGCGCTCAAATCGAGCAAATGTGTAGTTTGGGGTGGCGGTTAAGTCCGATTAACCCCAAATTACTACAAATAATTCTGAAATAATGAAAGTTGGTAGCATGACACCCAGGGATTACAATATTTCCTAAAGCTCTTCTCCTTCAACTCTCCTTGGGAGAAAAAAGGTGATGTTGCGGGATAATCTATAACATTAAAGCCTGCACGGGCAGGCTTTGTTTGTCTGGTAACGATACAAGCGCCGAACAGCCTGTCCGTGCAGACTAAGTCCGAAGGTCAGATTTTGCAAGCAGTCTATTTTTCAAAAAAAGTAATTTTCCGTGAGGAATAGCTGTGGAGATAGTGGTGGAAATACAGAAGCAAGGTGTAAAAGAAGGTATGAAAATTGGCGATCGCGTCCGTGTTAAAGAATCTGTTATCGTTTACCACAATCCCGAACATCGCGGTAAAGCTTTTGACATCAAAGGCTCAGAAGGCGAAGTTGTGGGTATTGTCAACCAATGGCAAGGCAGACCTGTCAGTGCTAACTTGCCAATCTACGTTCAGTTTAGTAAAAAATTTAAAGCCCACTTACGAGAAAATGAAATAGAGCTATTATAACCAAGTTTACTTGCGGCGACAAAACCATTGCATTATATTTAGTTCGCCGCGCATTCTTTCTAATTCTTGGCGGTTTTGTTCTGCTGTCATATGATACCATTCGCAGTGGCGTTTAAACTCAGAACGAGTTTGAACTTCCTGATAGAACTGGTAAGTTGTTTGGTATGAGGCAAAGGTTTCCTCAACTTCAGGTTGAGGAGCAGGAATAATATGTGATAAGTGTTGAGA
This genomic interval from Scytonema hofmannii PCC 7110 contains the following:
- the purS gene encoding phosphoribosylformylglycinamidine synthase subunit PurS; translation: MQRKYQAKIYVTLRPSVLDPAGVAVQSGLRQLGYHNVEQVRIGKYIEITLTSPDESTARQEMDRMCDQMLANPVIENYRFDLSEVESETTKVSS
- a CDS encoding Fur family transcriptional regulator; the protein is MRAIRTRSQDRILNLLKTVKQGISAQDIYVELRNRNQSMGLATVYRSLEALKLEGMVQVRTLGNGEALYSLAQQDKHHLTCLQCGASIPINQCPVHDLESQLQDTHRFKIFYHTLEFFGLCNQCQVAQASGE
- a CDS encoding SPFH domain-containing protein; the encoded protein is MEQFFLLVFLALGGSALAGSVKIINQGNEALVERLGSYNKKLEPGLNFIIPVADRLVYRETIREKVIDIPPQQCITRDNVSITVDAVVYWRIIDMEKAYYKVENLRMAMENLVLTQIRAEMGQLELDQTFTARAQINELLLHDLDVATDPWGVKVTRVELRDLIPSQAVRESMELQMSAERRKRAAILTSEGDRESAVNSARGKADAQVLDAEARQKSVILQAEAEQKAIVLRAQAERQQQVLKAQAIAESAEIIAQKIKTDPTVHQALEVLFALGYLDMGATIGRSDSSKVMFIDPRTIPATLEGIRSIVADGHTDSNPLLGMEMPPRNKG
- a CDS encoding NfeD family protein, with product MTNTTVIWLLAGAGLCLTELFVPTAFVAFLMGISAFVVALLSQVVLDKLWLQAVVWLLLSTSLVLLSRRFVTPPRRKSKIQQAIIAETLTEIPVGKAGRVLYEGNSWRARCDDEKLSIAANQRVYVTRREGTTLYVMPENLLHS
- a CDS encoding PP2C family protein-serine/threonine phosphatase, with the translated sequence MLSTQRIIYCTNPDCSNPINSVGDSICTSCQTPIAHRYLWATGLSATEFKIGEKVADRYEVITPQIWLDTLPGRSPDIPEDVPEEIIPYLRLYHHRLHLPQVYGLVYLPIGHGNPIFLLENAPIDETGNLYPTIEDAWEQAKGVRQVYWLWQILQLWTPLSELRVAGSVLVPYNLRVQGWCVRLVQLVETRGNAPLHSTSLQQLGECWQPWVATAKTQVAKELEKIVQQMRSGEANLETVNSQLNALLLSSAAELPLMVRVSGATNIGSVVLPQNEDACYPTDSVDPDDPLLPHVSIVCDGIGGHEGGEVASQLAVQSLKLQIRALLAEVTEQTELAAPDLLQKQLEAILRVVNNVICNCNNEQNREGTQRMGTTVVMAVQPPQVVQTPSGWQSQNAHELYLASVGDSRAYWMTHHYCQLLTVDDDVAGREVRYGRSFYRKALERPDATALTQALGTKDGEFLRPSIQRFILEEDGILLLCSDGLSDNDWVEHSWQEFALPVLRGELSPEDAVAAWIDLANQKNAHDNVSVVLTLCRVSPDYLVPMTRSLLPVEIEQEEEQELTASAQALLDLDTTEASPAPGKKVQAPVKAQRRRFRWLWILGLLTVLVGGTGGGLFAWWKLSPQTFQQACQKLPLKVRGLCERE
- a CDS encoding ferredoxin-thioredoxin reductase variable chain, with translation MAVEIVVEIQKQGVKEGMKIGDRVRVKESVIVYHNPEHRGKAFDIKGSEGEVVGIVNQWQGRPVSANLPIYVQFSKKFKAHLRENEIELL